From Pseudomonas sp. CCI4.2, one genomic window encodes:
- a CDS encoding LysR family transcriptional regulator, whose amino-acid sequence MDFRQLRYFVAVYEEGHVGRAAERLSLSQPALSQQIRQLEHSLDVSLFERTSKRLLPTLAAHTLYNHALPLLDGMQQARDALRNFRGQSVRTLAIGVLQTVLYLVPQLLEQLRKAQPHLVVHIYELSGLEIERRLLNGALDIGISFLPAHQPGLHSLVLYEDELQLVVPVDHPLREFKKVSVSQAAELPMLLLGEEYQVRQIWQAQLANLGRRPHVQAELNSMAGILDSLLNTSLATVLPGRVQRVQGSSSLLWKPLTEPRVPLKVGLVYRDAQRHQPALELLRTLLEDKSAGRPGVPGALDVIT is encoded by the coding sequence ATGGATTTTCGACAGCTGCGTTATTTTGTCGCGGTGTATGAAGAAGGCCATGTTGGACGCGCCGCAGAGCGCCTGTCGCTGTCGCAACCTGCGCTTTCGCAGCAGATTCGTCAGCTCGAACACAGCCTGGATGTCAGCCTGTTTGAACGTACTAGCAAACGTCTGTTGCCGACTTTGGCCGCTCATACGCTGTACAACCACGCACTGCCACTGCTCGACGGCATGCAACAGGCTCGCGATGCGCTGCGTAATTTCCGCGGACAGTCGGTCCGAACGCTGGCGATTGGCGTACTGCAGACCGTGCTGTATCTGGTGCCGCAGTTACTGGAGCAACTGCGCAAGGCGCAGCCGCATCTGGTGGTGCACATCTACGAATTGTCCGGGCTAGAGATTGAACGGCGTTTGCTCAATGGCGCGCTGGATATCGGCATCAGCTTTTTGCCCGCCCATCAACCCGGCCTGCACAGCTTGGTGCTGTACGAAGACGAACTGCAACTGGTGGTTCCGGTCGATCATCCACTGCGCGAATTTAAGAAGGTGTCGGTCAGTCAGGCAGCGGAGCTACCGATGCTGTTATTGGGAGAAGAGTATCAGGTGCGGCAGATCTGGCAGGCGCAGTTGGCCAACCTCGGGCGTCGCCCCCACGTGCAAGCGGAACTCAACAGTATGGCCGGCATACTCGACAGTTTGCTCAATACGTCGCTAGCAACGGTATTGCCAGGGCGGGTGCAGCGGGTTCAGGGGAGCAGTTCGTTATTGTGGAAACCGCTGACCGAGCCGCGCGTGCCGCTCAAGGTCGGGCTGGTGTATCGCGATGCGCAACGGCATCAACCGGCGCTGGAACTGTTACGGACGCTTTTAGAGGACAAAAGCGCGGGTCGTCCGGGTGTGCCAGGAGCGCTGGACGTTATCACCTGA
- the pqqE gene encoding pyrroloquinoline quinone biosynthesis protein PqqE, with translation MRIAPTPETGLPLWLLAELTYRCPLQCPYCSNPLDFAAQGQELTTEQWFKVMREAREMGAAQIGFSGGEPLVRQDLAELIAQARRLGFYTNLITSGIGLTEQKIIDFKKAGLDHIQISFQASDEQVNNMLAGSKKAFAQKLEMARAVKAHGYPMVLNFVTHRHNIDKIDRIIELCIALEADFVELATCQFYGWAKLNREGLLPTRDQLVRAERVTNEYRAKLAAEDHPCKLIFVTPDYYEERPKGCMNGWGSVFLTVTPDGTALPCHGARQLPIQFPNVREHSMQHIWYDSFGFNRFRGYAWMPEPCRSCDEKEKDFGGCRCQAFMLTGDASNADPVCGKSPHHGIITQAREEAEYATQTIEQLAFRNERNSRLIIKS, from the coding sequence GTGCGGATTGCGCCGACACCCGAAACCGGCTTGCCGTTATGGCTGCTGGCCGAGCTGACTTACCGTTGTCCGCTGCAATGCCCGTACTGCTCTAACCCGCTGGATTTCGCGGCGCAAGGTCAGGAGCTAACCACTGAACAGTGGTTCAAGGTGATGCGTGAAGCCCGGGAAATGGGCGCGGCGCAAATCGGTTTTTCCGGCGGCGAGCCCTTGGTGCGCCAAGACCTGGCCGAGCTGATTGCCCAAGCGCGGCGACTCGGTTTCTACACCAACCTGATCACATCGGGTATCGGCCTCACCGAACAGAAAATCATCGATTTCAAAAAAGCCGGGCTGGACCATATCCAGATCAGTTTCCAAGCCAGTGACGAGCAAGTGAACAACATGCTCGCGGGGTCGAAAAAGGCCTTCGCGCAAAAGCTGGAAATGGCCCGGGCAGTGAAAGCCCATGGTTACCCGATGGTGCTGAACTTCGTCACCCATCGGCACAACATCGACAAAATCGACCGCATCATCGAGCTGTGCATCGCACTGGAAGCGGACTTCGTTGAGCTGGCCACCTGTCAGTTCTACGGCTGGGCGAAACTCAATCGCGAGGGCCTGCTGCCGACCCGCGACCAACTGGTGCGCGCCGAACGTGTCACCAATGAATACCGGGCGAAGCTCGCCGCCGAAGACCATCCATGCAAACTGATTTTCGTCACCCCGGATTATTACGAAGAACGCCCGAAAGGCTGCATGAACGGCTGGGGCAGTGTGTTTTTGACCGTGACCCCAGACGGTACCGCCCTGCCCTGCCATGGCGCGCGACAGTTACCGATTCAGTTTCCCAATGTGCGCGAGCACAGCATGCAGCACATCTGGTACGACTCGTTCGGCTTCAATCGTTTTCGCGGTTATGCCTGGATGCCCGAACCCTGCCGCTCCTGCGACGAGAAGGAAAAAGACTTCGGTGGCTGCCGCTGTCAGGCGTTTATGTTGACCGGCGATGCGAGCAATGCCGATCCGGTTTGTGGGAAGTCTCCCCATCACGGGATCATTACTCAGGCCCGCGAAGAAGCCGAGTATGCTACCCAAACCATTGAGCAGTTGGCCTTCCGTAATGAACGCAACTCCCGGCTTATCATCAAATCCTGA
- a CDS encoding S9 family peptidase: MNATPGLSSNPEPFSAAQAVAAGVDFAELAVNAAGLFWNEYRPEDAASRVWRWHLGRAQCLTPEGFSVRSRVYEYGGGSFCLSDDAVLFVNEADQQLYRQEFDAPTPKLLSHGNRHYGDLRFAQGRVYAVEEEGDVHRLVAFDALNGQRQLLVEGADFYAAPTLSPDGQRLAWIEWQRPHQPWTSTQLMCAERQADGQWAKARCVAGMGAEESVLQPCFDAKGQLFCLTDRGGFWQPWVETPNGLTALPAAVADHSPAPWQLGGSTWLPLAEHSYLATWSEEGFGQLALRAADGSTEDFTGDYSRFRSLAVDDQFIYCVAASAVSPSAILVIDRQNHQVQLLAGGIAPLPAERITRPRALRYPSGSGEAHGFFYPAMNGVEVPPLVVFIHGGPTSACYPVLDPRIQYWSQRGFAVADLNYRGSTGYGRAYRQALHLNWGDVDVEDACSVVAYLAERKLINPDQAFIRGGSAGGYTALCALAYHQVFRGGASLYGVSDPIALARATHKFEGDYLDWLIGDPDKDAERYKARTPLLHANQITVPVIFFQGELDAVVVPTQTRDMLKALLDNGIAAEGHFYPDERHGFRKANNQAHALEQECNFYRRVIDSKEHSFI, from the coding sequence ATGAACGCAACTCCCGGCTTATCATCAAATCCTGAACCCTTTAGCGCCGCCCAGGCCGTTGCTGCGGGCGTCGATTTCGCAGAATTGGCCGTCAATGCGGCGGGCTTGTTCTGGAACGAATACCGCCCCGAAGACGCAGCCTCAAGAGTCTGGCGCTGGCATCTAGGCCGTGCGCAATGTCTGACCCCTGAGGGCTTCAGCGTGCGCAGCCGGGTTTATGAGTACGGCGGAGGTTCGTTTTGTTTGAGCGACGATGCCGTTTTGTTCGTCAACGAAGCAGATCAACAGCTGTATCGCCAAGAATTCGATGCCCCGACACCTAAACTGCTTAGCCACGGCAACCGACACTACGGTGACCTGCGGTTCGCCCAAGGTCGGGTATATGCCGTCGAAGAAGAGGGCGACGTTCACCGCTTGGTGGCGTTCGATGCACTGAACGGTCAACGCCAATTGCTGGTTGAAGGCGCCGATTTTTACGCCGCACCCACGCTCAGTCCAGATGGTCAGCGCTTGGCCTGGATCGAGTGGCAGCGCCCGCATCAGCCGTGGACCTCAACCCAATTGATGTGCGCTGAACGTCAAGCTGATGGACAGTGGGCTAAAGCGCGATGTGTCGCCGGAATGGGCGCCGAAGAGTCAGTGCTGCAACCGTGCTTTGACGCAAAAGGACAGCTGTTTTGCCTGACGGATCGCGGCGGATTTTGGCAACCCTGGGTCGAAACACCCAATGGCCTGACTGCGCTTCCCGCTGCTGTGGCGGATCATTCACCTGCGCCGTGGCAATTGGGCGGCAGCACGTGGTTACCGCTTGCAGAGCACAGTTATTTGGCAACTTGGTCCGAAGAAGGCTTTGGGCAACTTGCTCTTCGCGCTGCCGACGGCTCGACAGAGGATTTCACCGGAGACTACAGCCGCTTTCGTAGCTTGGCAGTGGACGATCAGTTCATCTATTGCGTCGCGGCCTCGGCGGTCAGTCCGTCAGCCATCCTCGTTATTGATCGGCAGAATCATCAGGTTCAACTACTGGCCGGTGGCATTGCGCCGCTCCCAGCGGAACGCATCACCCGCCCACGGGCCCTGCGTTATCCCAGTGGAAGCGGCGAAGCACACGGTTTCTTTTATCCCGCGATGAATGGAGTGGAGGTGCCGCCGTTGGTGGTGTTTATCCACGGAGGCCCAACCTCGGCGTGTTATCCGGTGCTGGACCCACGCATTCAGTATTGGAGCCAGCGCGGATTCGCCGTTGCCGATCTCAACTACCGGGGCAGCACCGGATATGGCCGCGCTTATCGCCAAGCCTTGCATCTGAACTGGGGCGATGTCGACGTAGAGGACGCCTGCTCGGTGGTGGCTTACTTGGCCGAGCGTAAGTTGATAAACCCGGATCAAGCCTTCATTCGCGGAGGCAGCGCGGGCGGCTATACCGCCTTGTGCGCGCTGGCCTACCACCAGGTATTTCGCGGCGGCGCCAGTTTGTATGGCGTCAGCGACCCCATCGCGTTGGCGCGGGCCACGCATAAATTCGAAGGTGATTACCTGGACTGGCTGATCGGCGATCCCGATAAAGACGCCGAGCGTTATAAGGCCCGCACACCGCTACTGCATGCCAACCAAATCACAGTGCCGGTTATCTTCTTCCAAGGTGAACTGGACGCGGTGGTCGTGCCGACGCAAACCCGTGACATGCTCAAAGCACTGCTCGACAACGGCATTGCCGCTGAGGGCCACTTCTACCCGGATGAACGCCACGGCTTTCGCAAAGCCAATAATCAAGCCCATGCGCTGGAACAAGAATGCAATTTCTATCGGCGGGTGATAGACAGCAAAGAGCACAGTTTTATTTGA
- a CDS encoding acyl-CoA dehydrogenase C-terminal domain-containing protein, translating into MADYKAPLRDMRFVLNEVFEVAKLWAQLPALAETVDAQTVEAILEEAGKVTSKSIAPLSRSADEEGCHWSDGVVTTPAGFPQAYQTYADGGWVGVGGDPEFGGMGMPKAVSAQVEEMINSSSLAFGLYPMLTSGACVSINTHASEALKATYLPNMYSGLWAGSMCLTESHAGTDLGIIRTRAEPQTDGSYKVSGTKIFITGGEHDLTENIIHLVLAKLPDAPAGPKGISLFLVPKFMVNADGSLGARNPVTCGSIEHKMGIQASATCVMNFDEAVGYLVGEPNRGLAAMFTMMNYERLGVGIQGLASGERSYQNAIEYARDRLQSRSPTGPQAKDKVADPIIVHPDVRRMLLTMKASNEGGRAFSTYVAMQLDTAKFSEDPTARKRADDLVALLTPVAKAFLTDLGLETTVHGQQIFGGHGYIREWGQEQLVRDVRITQIYEGTNGIQALDLVGRKIVGNGGAYYALFADEIRQFTATAGKEMAEFTGPLNAALDNLDELTAWVLDRSRTDANEIGAASVEYLHAFGYTAYAYMWALMARAALGKESQEDFYASKLGTARFYFARLLPRIHSLSASVKAGSESLFLLDASQF; encoded by the coding sequence ATGGCTGACTATAAAGCGCCCCTGCGCGATATGCGTTTCGTCCTCAATGAGGTTTTTGAGGTGGCCAAACTCTGGGCTCAACTGCCGGCGCTGGCCGAAACAGTCGATGCCCAGACCGTAGAGGCAATCCTCGAAGAGGCGGGCAAAGTCACCAGTAAGAGCATCGCCCCGCTCAGCCGTAGCGCCGATGAAGAAGGGTGCCATTGGAGCGATGGCGTCGTCACCACACCGGCAGGTTTCCCACAGGCTTACCAGACCTATGCCGACGGCGGTTGGGTTGGCGTGGGCGGCGATCCCGAGTTTGGCGGGATGGGCATGCCCAAGGCTGTTTCGGCTCAAGTCGAGGAAATGATCAACTCCTCCAGCCTGGCATTTGGCTTGTACCCCATGCTGACCTCCGGCGCCTGTGTGTCGATCAACACCCACGCCAGCGAAGCGTTGAAGGCAACCTATTTGCCCAACATGTACTCTGGCCTTTGGGCGGGCTCCATGTGCTTGACTGAATCCCACGCCGGCACCGACCTGGGGATTATTCGCACCAGGGCCGAACCGCAAACCGATGGTTCTTACAAAGTCAGCGGCACCAAGATTTTTATCACCGGTGGCGAGCACGACCTGACCGAAAACATTATTCACCTGGTACTGGCGAAACTCCCGGATGCGCCTGCGGGACCGAAGGGTATTTCGCTGTTCCTGGTGCCCAAGTTTATGGTCAATGCCGATGGCAGTCTGGGCGCGCGCAACCCGGTCACCTGTGGGTCCATCGAACACAAAATGGGCATCCAGGCATCGGCAACCTGCGTCATGAACTTCGACGAGGCGGTAGGTTATCTGGTTGGCGAACCCAACCGTGGCTTGGCTGCGATGTTCACCATGATGAACTACGAGCGTCTGGGGGTGGGCATCCAGGGTCTGGCGTCTGGCGAGCGCTCGTATCAGAACGCTATCGAATACGCGCGGGATCGTTTGCAAAGCCGTTCGCCGACCGGGCCGCAGGCCAAGGACAAAGTGGCCGATCCGATCATCGTTCACCCAGACGTGCGTCGCATGCTGTTGACCATGAAAGCGTCCAACGAAGGCGGTCGCGCGTTTTCCACCTACGTGGCGATGCAACTGGACACTGCGAAATTCAGTGAAGACCCGACCGCGCGTAAACGGGCCGACGATCTAGTCGCGCTGCTGACGCCTGTCGCCAAAGCGTTTCTCACCGATCTTGGACTGGAAACCACGGTGCATGGTCAGCAGATATTCGGCGGCCACGGGTACATTCGGGAGTGGGGTCAGGAGCAACTGGTCCGCGACGTGCGGATCACTCAGATCTACGAAGGCACCAACGGCATTCAAGCGCTGGATTTGGTTGGGCGCAAAATCGTCGGGAATGGCGGTGCGTACTACGCGTTGTTCGCCGATGAGATTCGCCAATTCACGGCCACGGCTGGCAAGGAGATGGCTGAGTTCACTGGGCCGTTAAACGCAGCGCTCGACAATCTTGACGAACTGACGGCGTGGGTATTGGATCGATCCAGGACCGACGCCAATGAAATCGGCGCTGCCTCCGTTGAGTACTTGCATGCGTTTGGCTACACCGCTTATGCGTACATGTGGGCGCTCATGGCCCGGGCGGCACTGGGTAAGGAATCCCAAGAAGACTTTTACGCCAGCAAGCTGGGCACCGCACGCTTCTACTTCGCACGGCTACTGCCGCGCATCCACTCGTTGAGTGCATCGGTCAAAGCGGGTAGCGAGTCGTTGTTCTTGCTGGATGCTTCTCAGTTCTAA
- a CDS encoding MOSC domain-containing protein, which produces MNSICVDGVYIGKAKNLDHGLVTDIDKQRLERRTWLWPQGLGSDEHGDPRFHTGPERALHHYPAEHYAYWRKLYPNIDWSAPAFGENLSTHGITEEHACLGDIFRWGGALVQISQPRSPCYRLTHRWGLENMPQEAQDTGRCGWFYRVLKPGFVSDSDPFELVQRSYPGLTVAWALRTFYTEPLEHAGLKKLVDCPALSSRWRDIAIKRLRTGRVEDWSERLLGLPLEGLRA; this is translated from the coding sequence ATGAACAGCATATGTGTCGACGGTGTTTACATAGGGAAAGCGAAAAACCTCGACCACGGATTGGTAACTGACATCGATAAGCAGCGACTGGAACGTCGCACCTGGCTCTGGCCGCAAGGCTTGGGCAGCGACGAACACGGTGATCCGCGCTTTCACACCGGTCCAGAACGCGCTCTGCACCATTACCCTGCTGAACATTACGCTTACTGGCGCAAGCTTTACCCGAACATCGATTGGAGTGCGCCAGCGTTCGGCGAAAACCTTTCGACCCACGGCATTACCGAAGAGCACGCCTGTTTGGGTGACATCTTTCGTTGGGGCGGCGCGTTGGTACAGATCAGTCAGCCACGCTCTCCTTGCTATCGCCTGACCCATCGCTGGGGCCTGGAAAATATGCCACAAGAGGCTCAAGACACTGGCCGTTGCGGCTGGTTTTACCGCGTACTCAAACCCGGTTTCGTCAGCGACAGTGATCCCTTCGAGCTGGTACAGCGGAGCTATCCCGGCTTGACCGTGGCGTGGGCCTTGCGCACTTTTTACACTGAGCCGCTGGAGCATGCCGGGTTGAAGAAGCTGGTGGATTGCCCAGCGCTGTCGTCGCGCTGGCGTGACATAGCGATCAAGCGTTTGCGCACCGGTCGGGTTGAAGACTGGTCAGAGCGCTTGCTTGGTCTGCCGCTGGAAGGGCTGCGCGCATGA
- a CDS encoding acyl-CoA dehydrogenase C-terminal domain-containing protein, whose amino-acid sequence MPEYKAPLRDMRFLIDNVFDFPAHYQALGAHDASPDMVSAILEEGAKFCEQVLSPLNRSGDEEGCHFDNGVVTTPKGFKAAFAQYVEGGWHGLAADPAYGGQGLPLSLGLVISEMIASSNTSWGMYPGLTHGAMSAIHTHGTEDQKQTYLTKLTEGEWTGTMCLTEAHCGTDLGIIKTRAVPQADGSYGISGSKIFISAGEHDMSQNIVHLVLAKLPDAPAGTRGISLFIVPKFLPDAAGNAGQRNGVSCGSIEHKMGIKASATCVINFDNATGYLIGEANKGLNCMFTMMNHARLGTGMQGLCLGEASFQGAIKYANERLQMRSLTGPKAPDKVADPIIVHPDVRRMLLTMKAFNEGNRALTYFTAQMLDTVHMSSDAGQREEAENLLAFLTPICKAFMTETGLEVTNLGMQVFGGHGFIREWGMEQLVRDCRIAPIYEGTNGIQALDLLGRKVLGSQGKLLRGFTKIVHKFCEANAQHPQLKGFVSQLDALNKQWGELTTKIGMAAMKNPDEVGAAALDYLMYSGYIILGYLWLRMALVAQAQLEDGSGDSAYCQGKLATCEFYFKRLLPRTTAHQAAIEAGSDCLMQLPAEMFAL is encoded by the coding sequence ATGCCTGAGTACAAAGCCCCCCTGCGCGACATGCGCTTCTTGATCGACAACGTTTTCGACTTTCCTGCCCATTACCAAGCGCTCGGTGCCCATGACGCCAGTCCAGACATGGTCAGTGCGATCTTGGAAGAAGGCGCCAAATTCTGCGAGCAAGTGCTGTCGCCACTGAACCGTTCCGGTGATGAGGAAGGCTGTCATTTCGATAATGGCGTCGTCACCACGCCCAAGGGTTTCAAAGCAGCGTTTGCGCAATACGTCGAAGGCGGCTGGCACGGCCTCGCGGCGGACCCGGCCTATGGCGGACAAGGTTTGCCGCTGTCGTTGGGGCTGGTCATCAGCGAAATGATCGCCTCCAGCAACACCTCGTGGGGCATGTACCCAGGGCTGACCCACGGCGCGATGTCGGCCATTCATACCCACGGCACCGAAGACCAGAAGCAGACGTACCTGACCAAACTCACCGAAGGCGAATGGACCGGCACCATGTGCCTGACCGAAGCCCATTGCGGTACCGACCTTGGGATCATCAAAACCCGCGCAGTGCCGCAAGCCGATGGCAGCTACGGCATTTCGGGCAGCAAGATTTTCATTTCTGCTGGCGAGCACGACATGAGCCAGAACATCGTCCATTTGGTCTTGGCCAAACTGCCGGATGCGCCGGCTGGAACCCGAGGCATCTCGCTGTTTATCGTGCCCAAGTTTCTACCTGATGCGGCGGGCAATGCCGGCCAGCGCAACGGTGTGTCGTGTGGCTCCATCGAACACAAGATGGGCATCAAGGCTTCAGCGACCTGCGTGATCAACTTCGATAACGCCACCGGTTACCTGATTGGCGAGGCCAACAAGGGCCTCAATTGCATGTTCACCATGATGAATCACGCACGCCTGGGCACCGGCATGCAGGGTTTGTGTCTGGGCGAAGCCAGTTTTCAGGGCGCAATCAAATACGCTAATGAGCGCCTTCAAATGCGTTCACTGACGGGTCCCAAGGCGCCGGACAAGGTGGCTGACCCGATCATCGTTCACCCCGATGTGCGTCGCATGTTGCTGACCATGAAAGCCTTCAACGAAGGCAATCGCGCATTGACCTACTTCACCGCGCAGATGCTCGACACCGTTCACATGAGCAGTGACGCGGGTCAACGCGAAGAGGCGGAAAACCTCTTGGCGTTCCTCACGCCGATCTGCAAGGCATTCATGACCGAAACGGGTCTGGAGGTGACCAACCTCGGGATGCAGGTTTTTGGCGGGCACGGTTTTATTCGTGAGTGGGGTATGGAGCAATTAGTGCGTGACTGCCGTATCGCGCCGATTTATGAAGGCACCAACGGCATCCAGGCGCTGGATTTACTTGGCCGCAAAGTACTGGGTAGCCAAGGTAAGTTGCTGCGAGGCTTTACCAAAATCGTGCATAAGTTTTGTGAAGCCAATGCCCAGCATCCGCAGCTCAAGGGGTTCGTCAGTCAGCTTGATGCCTTGAATAAGCAATGGGGTGAACTGACTACTAAGATCGGCATGGCCGCGATGAAAAACCCTGACGAAGTGGGCGCGGCGGCGTTGGATTACCTGATGTACAGCGGCTACATCATTCTCGGGTACCTGTGGTTGCGCATGGCGTTGGTCGCTCAAGCCCAATTGGAGGATGGCAGCGGCGATTCGGCGTATTGCCAAGGCAAACTGGCCACGTGTGAGTTCTATTTCAAGCGCCTGCTGCCGCGCACCACCGCGCATCAGGCAGCCATTGAGGCGGGCAGTGATTGCCTGATGCAGTTGCCTGCAGAGATGTTCGCGCTGTAG
- the pqqC gene encoding pyrroloquinoline-quinone synthase PqqC — MSDATALSPAEFEAALRAKGAYYHIHHPFHVAMYEGRATREQIQGWVANRFYYQVNIPLKDAAILANCPDREIRREWIQRLLDHDGAPGEDGGIEAWLRLGQAVGLDPDQLRSQELVLPGVRFAVDAYVNFARRANWQEAASSSLTELFAPQIHQSRLDSWPQHYPWIDPTGYEYFRTRLSQARRDVEHGLTITLQHYTTYEGQQRMLEILQFKLDILWSMLDAMSMAYELNRPPYHSVTDQRVWHKGIAL, encoded by the coding sequence ATGAGCGACGCCACTGCATTGTCACCCGCTGAGTTCGAGGCCGCCCTGCGCGCCAAGGGTGCCTATTACCACATCCATCACCCGTTTCATGTGGCGATGTACGAAGGCCGTGCAACCCGTGAACAGATTCAGGGCTGGGTCGCCAACCGCTTCTATTACCAGGTCAATATCCCGTTAAAAGACGCCGCGATTTTGGCCAACTGCCCGGACCGTGAAATTCGCCGGGAGTGGATTCAACGTCTGCTCGACCACGATGGCGCCCCCGGTGAAGACGGCGGCATCGAAGCGTGGCTACGTTTGGGGCAAGCGGTAGGCCTGGACCCAGACCAATTGCGCTCGCAGGAATTGGTGCTGCCCGGTGTGCGATTTGCCGTCGATGCTTACGTCAACTTCGCCCGCCGCGCTAATTGGCAGGAAGCCGCGAGCAGCTCATTGACCGAATTGTTCGCGCCGCAGATTCACCAATCGCGCCTGGACAGTTGGCCGCAGCACTATCCGTGGATCGACCCCACTGGCTACGAGTATTTCCGTACTCGTCTGAGTCAGGCGCGACGTGATGTCGAGCATGGTCTGACCATCACCTTGCAGCACTACACCACCTACGAAGGCCAGCAGCGAATGCTGGAAATTCTTCAGTTCAAATTGGACATTCTGTGGAGCATGCTCGATGCCATGAGCATGGCCTACGAACTGAACCGTCCGCCGTACCATAGCGTTACCGATCAACGCGTCTGGCATAAGGGGATCGCCCTGTGA
- the pqqD gene encoding pyrroloquinoline quinone biosynthesis peptide chaperone PqqD, with protein MSFNRHLIPRWRQGYRYQFEPAQNGHVLLYPEGMIKLNESASAIGGLIDGERNVEAIIGALDQLFPGFPELGADVEQFMEVARAERWIELA; from the coding sequence GTGAGCTTTAATCGACATCTGATTCCGCGCTGGCGCCAGGGTTATCGCTACCAGTTTGAACCGGCGCAAAACGGCCACGTATTGCTGTACCCGGAAGGCATGATCAAGCTCAACGAGAGTGCCAGCGCCATTGGTGGCCTGATCGATGGCGAGCGAAATGTCGAGGCGATCATCGGCGCGCTGGATCAATTGTTTCCTGGCTTTCCAGAGCTCGGTGCCGACGTCGAGCAGTTTATGGAGGTCGCCCGTGCTGAACGCTGGATCGAACTTGCCTGA
- a CDS encoding aminotransferase class III-fold pyridoxal phosphate-dependent enzyme, translating to MSLFQLLFNRRGVVAPAPSAGSERDISDDDAGPSLTELLRRSTSNDQVHLVDTGAQAREVAIGLTRKWGQQHRHGAVGIVSTCDDSVSASLNDLAALHAAVDSRTVAIVLEPRLSRDADMAATFTYFQGVAQLCRELKILLILDETRTGLGRYETLLCEDRYAIRADIVVLSSVSEGGRKGAAVLSRGTRVADKHSPASVPQHWGAVAA from the coding sequence ATGAGCCTGTTCCAATTGCTGTTCAATCGCCGCGGGGTGGTCGCGCCGGCCCCGTCTGCCGGCTCGGAGCGGGATATTAGCGACGATGACGCAGGCCCAAGCCTCACTGAGCTGCTACGCCGGAGTACGAGCAACGATCAGGTCCACCTCGTCGACACGGGTGCTCAGGCCAGAGAAGTGGCCATCGGCTTGACCCGGAAATGGGGTCAGCAACATCGGCACGGTGCGGTGGGTATCGTCTCTACGTGCGACGACTCTGTGAGTGCTTCGCTCAATGATCTGGCGGCGTTGCATGCCGCAGTGGATTCCCGGACGGTCGCCATCGTCCTTGAGCCCCGCCTTAGTCGCGATGCTGACATGGCGGCGACCTTCACGTATTTCCAAGGTGTGGCGCAGCTGTGCCGCGAGTTGAAAATCCTGCTGATCCTCGACGAAACCCGTACCGGTCTAGGTCGTTACGAGACGTTGCTGTGTGAGGACCGTTACGCCATTCGGGCCGATATTGTGGTGCTGAGCAGTGTTTCAGAAGGTGGTAGGAAAGGCGCGGCGGTTTTGTCACGCGGTACTCGTGTGGCTGACAAGCATTCTCCAGCATCCGTACCGCAACATTGGGGCGCTGTTGCGGCTTGA
- a CDS encoding YqaE/Pmp3 family membrane protein, with translation MDIIRIIIAILLPPLGVFLQVGFAGAFWLNILLTLLGYFPGVIHAVYIIAKRD, from the coding sequence ATGGATATCATCCGCATCATCATCGCCATCTTGCTGCCACCGCTGGGCGTGTTCCTACAAGTCGGCTTCGCCGGTGCCTTTTGGTTGAATATCCTGCTTACACTGCTGGGCTACTTCCCCGGCGTCATCCACGCGGTGTACATCATCGCCAAGCGCGATTGA